From the genome of Streptomyces sp. NBC_00659, one region includes:
- a CDS encoding RNA polymerase sigma factor, producing MKAPGEPDEERLVRMVARGDRAAFEELYRRTSPWMAVRLRRRCADDEIVAEVMQETYLAVWRAAGAFAGSSVGGTAVGWLWTIAARRLVDAFRRRAHHAGPPPTAAPPDAVPAAEDEVLATTVGGDVGDALRRLAPELRQVLQAMVLDGLSVRETAVLLGLPEGTVKTRARRARNVIRKELA from the coding sequence ATGAAGGCACCCGGCGAACCAGACGAGGAACGTCTCGTCCGGATGGTGGCCAGGGGCGACCGTGCCGCGTTCGAGGAGCTGTACCGGCGTACATCGCCATGGATGGCGGTGCGGCTGCGCCGCCGCTGCGCGGACGACGAGATCGTCGCCGAGGTCATGCAGGAGACGTATCTGGCGGTGTGGCGCGCGGCGGGTGCGTTCGCGGGGTCCTCGGTGGGCGGGACCGCCGTCGGCTGGCTGTGGACCATCGCGGCACGCCGCCTCGTCGACGCCTTCCGGCGCAGGGCGCACCACGCCGGGCCGCCGCCGACCGCCGCTCCCCCCGACGCGGTGCCCGCCGCCGAGGACGAGGTGCTCGCGACGACCGTCGGCGGTGACGTCGGCGACGCGCTGCGACGCCTCGCGCCGGAGCTCAGGCAGGTACTGCAGGCCATGGTGCTCGACGGGCTGTCCGTCCGGGAGACCGCGGTCCTGCTCGGGCTGCCCGAGGGCACGGTCAAGACCCGTGCCCGCCGGGCCCGGAACGTCATCCGGAAGGAGCTGGCATGA
- a CDS encoding ABC transporter ATP-binding protein has product MTSAVSAADIAPTAYAWEIRATGLKVRAGRKRMAVDGLDLSLGTGVHGLLGPNGAGKTTLIRTLATVLRPTEGTLELLGEPAGRLGEQRALRRRIGYLPQEFGYYRRFTVREFIEYMAWLKEVPKADIPAAVQRAVERVGLADRADERMKALSGGMVRRVGIAQAIVNDPAILLLDEPTAGLDPAQRLRFRGLLQELGEDTCVVVSTHLVEDVAAACTDVVLFAEGRLVFQGPPDELASAGGPEHVGDSPLERGYSALLLNTEQERGTW; this is encoded by the coding sequence ATGACGTCCGCCGTGAGCGCGGCCGACATCGCACCGACGGCCTACGCCTGGGAGATCCGGGCCACCGGGCTGAAGGTCAGGGCCGGAAGGAAACGGATGGCCGTCGACGGGCTCGACCTGTCCCTGGGCACCGGCGTACACGGTCTCCTCGGACCCAACGGGGCGGGAAAGACCACCCTTATCCGGACGCTGGCCACCGTACTGCGCCCCACCGAGGGCACCCTCGAACTGCTCGGCGAGCCCGCAGGCCGCCTGGGCGAGCAGCGTGCGCTGCGTCGCCGGATCGGCTATCTGCCGCAGGAGTTCGGCTACTACAGACGGTTCACGGTGCGCGAGTTCATCGAGTACATGGCGTGGTTGAAGGAGGTGCCCAAGGCGGACATCCCCGCCGCGGTGCAACGCGCCGTGGAGCGGGTGGGGTTGGCGGACCGCGCCGACGAGAGGATGAAGGCACTGTCGGGCGGCATGGTGCGACGGGTCGGCATCGCCCAGGCCATCGTCAACGACCCGGCGATCCTGCTGCTGGACGAGCCGACGGCCGGCCTGGACCCGGCGCAGCGGCTGCGTTTCCGCGGACTGCTGCAAGAACTGGGCGAGGACACGTGCGTGGTCGTCTCGACCCATCTGGTCGAGGACGTCGCCGCCGCGTGCACCGACGTGGTGCTCTTCGCCGAGGGCCGGCTCGTCTTCCAGGGACCTCCGGACGAGCTGGCCTCGGCGGGCGGCCCGGAGCACGTGGGCGACAGCCCGCTGGAGCGCGGCTACTCGGCGCTGCTGCTCAACACCGAGCAGGAAAGGGGCACATGGTGA
- a CDS encoding sigma-70 family RNA polymerase sigma factor: MGNGDVTTDVSPREGGHGRPVQAPPELPLDFEGFYLGHQEFFHDFAEIHLGSRRVAEQVVHQVFLEILGGWDELLQQGDLEQQTLAVLHRGVTRRLDEDGRPPAFLINGPIAMNLEAVRSQLELSSSAGGLYEAILELPTRQFTVTVLRHLLGYSTKRIARYMGLDIRTVDYHGRKGKERLRIRLGLPAAPGKSKKGAGQ; this comes from the coding sequence ATGGGCAACGGCGACGTCACCACTGACGTATCGCCCCGGGAGGGCGGCCACGGCCGGCCCGTCCAGGCCCCGCCCGAACTGCCCCTCGATTTCGAGGGCTTCTACCTGGGGCACCAGGAGTTTTTCCACGACTTCGCAGAGATCCACCTCGGCAGCCGACGGGTTGCCGAACAGGTGGTCCACCAGGTGTTCCTGGAGATCCTGGGAGGCTGGGACGAACTGCTGCAGCAGGGCGACCTCGAACAGCAGACCCTTGCGGTACTGCACCGCGGTGTCACCCGCCGCCTCGACGAGGACGGACGCCCGCCGGCGTTCCTCATCAACGGCCCGATAGCCATGAACCTGGAGGCGGTCCGCAGCCAACTGGAGCTCAGCAGCAGCGCCGGCGGCCTGTACGAGGCGATCCTGGAGCTGCCCACCCGCCAGTTCACCGTGACCGTCCTGCGCCACCTGCTCGGCTACTCCACCAAGCGGATCGCCCGCTACATGGGCCTGGACATCCGCACCGTCGACTACCACGGACGCAAGGGCAAGGAACGCCTGCGCATCCGGCTGGGCCTGCCTGCGGCGCCCGGCAAGAGCAAGAAGGGGGCAGGACAGTGA
- a CDS encoding MarR family winged helix-turn-helix transcriptional regulator, translating into MTNGSEHGQQDDDAVLDSVGPAFSRLRRRAPSSGKDLSRNLVLNVVAERTGETTVGAVAEELGADQSVASRLVSDCIQHGYLRREASQQDGRRTVLRLTSDGEALRDRFAAEQRQAFEQITRDWPADERLQLARLLVKYAEAAAALRRRERA; encoded by the coding sequence ATGACAAACGGAAGTGAGCACGGACAGCAGGACGACGACGCGGTCCTCGACAGCGTCGGGCCGGCGTTCTCGCGGCTCAGACGACGTGCCCCGTCCTCCGGCAAGGACCTCTCCCGCAACCTGGTGCTCAACGTCGTCGCCGAGCGGACGGGCGAGACGACGGTGGGCGCGGTCGCCGAGGAGCTCGGAGCGGACCAGTCGGTCGCCAGCCGCCTGGTGTCCGACTGCATCCAGCACGGGTACCTCAGGCGGGAGGCGTCCCAGCAGGACGGCCGGCGCACCGTACTGAGGCTGACCTCGGACGGCGAGGCGCTGCGCGACCGCTTCGCCGCGGAACAGCGCCAGGCGTTCGAGCAGATCACCCGGGACTGGCCCGCGGACGAACGCCTCCAGCTCGCCCGCCTGCTCGTCAAGTACGCGGAGGCGGCCGCCGCCCTGCGCAGACGCGAGCGGGCCTGA
- a CDS encoding serine hydrolase domain-containing protein, with translation MATVEGKTTARFEPVRAALAAHIESGDELGASIAVDVDGVMEVDLWGGHADEARTVPWSEDTLVTLWSTTKTLSSLAALVLVDRGALDLDRPVAEYWPEFGAQGKQDVEVRHVLAHTSGLSGWQQPFTMDDLCDWPTASARLAGQAPWWKPGTAAGYHMQTQGQLVGELVRRVSGRTLTEFVDTEIAKRLDADVQIGAREADWPRIAGLVAPQISGVPADFDPEAIFARTLLGSPARDEHVDTPQWRNAELGALNGHSNARGMARALSVISRRGEADGFRLLSADTVDKIFDVQADGVDLVLGVPVRWGIGYALADPRTMPGMPTGTICFWVGRGGSVVMMDLDRRITFAYTMNRLGDGILGSERTHSYIRHVYEALDATN, from the coding sequence ATGGCTACCGTCGAGGGAAAAACCACTGCCCGGTTCGAACCGGTCCGAGCAGCACTGGCAGCGCACATCGAGTCCGGTGACGAGCTGGGGGCGTCGATCGCCGTCGATGTCGACGGAGTCATGGAAGTCGACCTATGGGGTGGGCACGCCGACGAGGCACGGACCGTTCCGTGGAGCGAGGACACGTTGGTCACCCTGTGGTCGACCACCAAGACCCTCAGCAGTCTGGCCGCCCTCGTACTCGTCGATCGGGGGGCACTGGACCTTGACCGCCCGGTCGCGGAGTACTGGCCCGAGTTCGGCGCCCAGGGCAAGCAGGACGTCGAGGTGCGGCACGTCCTGGCGCACACGTCAGGGCTCTCCGGCTGGCAGCAGCCCTTCACCATGGACGACCTCTGCGATTGGCCGACGGCGAGCGCCCGGCTGGCCGGACAGGCGCCCTGGTGGAAGCCGGGGACCGCCGCGGGCTACCACATGCAGACCCAGGGGCAGCTTGTGGGAGAGCTCGTCCGACGCGTCAGTGGCCGCACTCTGACCGAGTTCGTCGACACCGAGATCGCCAAACGACTGGACGCCGACGTCCAGATCGGTGCGCGGGAGGCCGACTGGCCGCGTATCGCCGGGCTGGTGGCGCCGCAGATCTCCGGAGTACCCGCCGATTTCGACCCTGAGGCGATCTTCGCCAGGACACTGCTCGGAAGCCCCGCCCGGGACGAGCACGTCGACACCCCGCAATGGCGCAACGCCGAACTCGGAGCCCTCAACGGACACAGCAACGCACGAGGCATGGCCCGTGCCCTCTCCGTGATCTCACGACGCGGCGAGGCGGACGGCTTCCGGCTCCTTTCCGCGGACACGGTGGACAAGATCTTCGACGTACAGGCCGACGGGGTCGACTTGGTCCTGGGCGTTCCCGTGCGCTGGGGCATCGGCTACGCGCTCGCCGACCCGAGGACGATGCCGGGCATGCCCACCGGAACGATCTGCTTCTGGGTCGGCCGGGGCGGTTCGGTCGTCATGATGGACCTCGACCGGCGCATCACCTTCGCGTACACGATGAACCGGCTGGGCGACGGGATCCTCGGCTCGGAGCGCACCCACAGCTACATCAGGCACGTCTACGAAGCTCTCGACGCCACGAACTGA
- a CDS encoding FAD-dependent oxidoreductase, whose protein sequence is MTSRSAPRIAVIGAGPAGLVCARVLQLHGIEVTVYESDTAAGFRERGGIVDLHADLGQRALREAGLTAELHAAASPSEPGRRMFTPQGELVVDDEFDEPDESAPSVIGRDRLHALLAASLEPGTVRWGHRLLSATPDGDGTHRLEFDDGSAAETDLVIGADGAWSTVRPLVRAAIPVHSGVTFFEAWFHDVDRDHPAVAELVGSGRMFATGDGKGLIGRRDGEHIRARIVLSEEPGRRRTAGIAPAGTAAVRAELLKRFTGYHERLRVLITDNDGPYVHRPVYVLPQPHTWPRTPGVTLLGDAAHLGSPFRGDGTGHAMLDGAELARRLARPDDLGRAVAVYETAMRARRARNHAGGATPARIFRRTSRDRSVLTDFDTAGYDLGRHGSGFRTVQVNRTRPPVVEHNGGRGTPAAGVR, encoded by the coding sequence ATGACCAGCAGGAGCGCCCCTCGCATCGCCGTGATCGGTGCCGGCCCAGCGGGACTGGTCTGCGCCCGCGTCCTGCAGCTCCACGGCATCGAGGTCACCGTGTACGAGTCGGACACCGCGGCCGGTTTCCGCGAGCGGGGCGGCATCGTCGACCTGCACGCGGACCTCGGTCAGCGGGCTCTGCGTGAAGCGGGTCTGACGGCCGAACTCCACGCCGCCGCAAGTCCCTCGGAACCGGGCAGGCGCATGTTCACCCCGCAAGGCGAACTCGTCGTCGACGACGAGTTCGACGAGCCCGACGAGAGCGCGCCCTCCGTGATCGGCAGGGACCGGCTCCACGCACTGCTGGCCGCCTCCCTGGAACCGGGCACCGTCCGCTGGGGCCACAGGCTCCTCTCGGCCACCCCCGACGGCGACGGCACCCACCGGCTCGAATTCGATGACGGCTCCGCGGCCGAGACCGATCTGGTCATCGGCGCCGACGGAGCCTGGTCCACGGTCCGCCCCCTGGTCCGCGCCGCCATCCCCGTCCACTCCGGGGTCACGTTCTTCGAGGCGTGGTTCCACGACGTGGACCGTGACCATCCGGCGGTGGCCGAACTCGTCGGCTCCGGCCGGATGTTCGCCACGGGCGACGGCAAGGGCCTGATCGGCCGGCGCGACGGCGAGCACATCCGTGCCCGCATCGTCCTGAGCGAGGAGCCCGGCCGACGGCGCACCGCCGGCATCGCCCCGGCCGGCACCGCGGCCGTCCGCGCCGAACTGCTCAAGCGGTTCACCGGCTACCACGAGAGGCTGCGCGTGCTGATCACGGACAACGACGGCCCGTACGTCCACCGGCCCGTGTACGTCCTCCCGCAGCCCCACACCTGGCCGCGCACCCCCGGCGTCACCCTGCTCGGTGACGCCGCCCACCTGGGGTCCCCGTTCCGTGGCGACGGCACCGGCCACGCCATGCTCGACGGCGCCGAACTCGCCCGCCGCCTGGCCCGCCCCGACGACCTCGGCCGGGCCGTCGCCGTCTACGAGACCGCCATGCGGGCGCGGAGGGCGAGGAACCACGCAGGCGGCGCGACGCCCGCCCGGATCTTCCGAAGGACCAGCCGCGACCGCTCCGTCCTGACCGACTTCGACACGGCCGGGTACGACCTCGGCCGCCATGGAAGCGGCTTTCGGACAGTACAGGTGAACCGGACCCGTCCTCCGGTCGTCGAGCACAACGGAGGACGCGGTACCCCGGCCGCCGGGGTGCGGTGA
- a CDS encoding alpha/beta fold hydrolase, with protein sequence MAFITVGQENSTSIDLYYEDHGTGQPVVLIHGYPLDGHSWEKQSAALLKAGYRVITYDRRGFGRSSRPTTGYDYDTFAADLDTVLTTLDLHDAVLVGFSMGTGEVGRYLGTYGSARIAKAAFLASLEPFLLKTDDNPGGVDGGIFKDIEQAVTTDRYAYFTAFYQDFYNLDENLGTRISEEVVRAGWNTAAGASWYASLACVATWSTDFRADIPKIDVPALILHGTADRILPIEATAEPFHKALPHADYTVIDGAPHGLLWTHAQEVTDALLTFLAK encoded by the coding sequence ATGGCGTTCATCACCGTCGGCCAGGAGAACTCCACCAGCATCGACCTCTACTACGAGGATCACGGCACCGGACAGCCCGTCGTACTCATCCACGGCTACCCCCTCGACGGCCACTCCTGGGAAAAGCAGTCCGCCGCCCTCCTGAAGGCCGGCTACCGCGTCATCACCTACGACCGGCGCGGCTTCGGCCGCTCCAGCCGGCCCACCACCGGCTACGACTACGACACCTTCGCCGCCGACCTCGACACCGTCCTGACCACCCTGGACCTGCACGACGCCGTCCTCGTCGGCTTCTCCATGGGCACCGGCGAAGTCGGCCGCTACCTGGGCACCTACGGCTCCGCCCGGATCGCCAAGGCCGCCTTCCTCGCCTCCCTCGAACCCTTCCTGCTCAAGACCGACGACAATCCCGGCGGCGTCGACGGCGGCATCTTCAAGGACATCGAGCAGGCCGTCACCACCGACCGCTACGCCTACTTCACCGCGTTCTACCAGGACTTCTACAACCTCGACGAGAACCTCGGCACCCGCATCAGCGAGGAGGTCGTGCGGGCCGGCTGGAACACCGCCGCCGGCGCCTCCTGGTACGCGTCCCTGGCCTGCGTGGCCACCTGGAGCACCGACTTCCGCGCCGACATCCCCAAGATCGACGTACCCGCACTCATCCTGCACGGCACCGCCGACCGCATCCTGCCCATCGAGGCCACCGCCGAGCCGTTCCACAAGGCGCTCCCCCACGCCGACTACACCGTCATCGACGGCGCCCCGCACGGCCTGCTCTGGACCCACGCCCAGGAAGTCACCGACGCCCTGCTCACCTTCCTGGCCAAGTGA
- a CDS encoding zf-HC2 domain-containing protein: MNVEHASMRIIDGYARGDTDLAADEVWALEAHLEACRVCRDRLSTAVTAEAPVVAALVGTVWSGLEPQLATAVTMPSRRRRPARLSVWMTPVMVPWLAMVASVTLLALLLDVADTGTGEVSLVLLLAPVLPVLGVAASWSRGLDPAYELTASVPRAGLHLLLRRTASVLVVVVPALLAGGWVTGTTAAQWLLPCLAFTSATLALGGVVGVTRAAVALVALWAAVIVAPTLAAGRTAFALRTDGLPVWGLILALGVGVVIVRRDAYSVLGAHR, translated from the coding sequence ATGAATGTGGAGCACGCGTCGATGCGGATCATCGACGGGTACGCGCGCGGTGACACGGACCTCGCCGCCGACGAGGTGTGGGCCCTGGAGGCCCACCTGGAGGCGTGCCGGGTGTGCCGTGACCGGCTGTCGACCGCCGTCACGGCCGAGGCGCCCGTCGTGGCGGCGCTGGTCGGCACCGTGTGGTCCGGCCTGGAGCCTCAGTTGGCCACGGCCGTCACGATGCCGTCGCGCAGGCGCCGGCCGGCGCGGCTGTCGGTGTGGATGACGCCGGTGATGGTGCCGTGGCTGGCCATGGTCGCGAGCGTGACGCTGCTCGCGCTGCTGCTGGACGTGGCCGACACCGGTACCGGCGAGGTGTCGCTGGTGCTGCTGCTCGCCCCGGTCCTGCCCGTCCTCGGCGTCGCGGCGTCGTGGTCGCGCGGCCTGGACCCGGCGTACGAGCTGACGGCCTCCGTGCCCAGGGCCGGGCTCCACCTGCTGCTGCGGCGCACCGCGTCCGTACTCGTCGTGGTCGTCCCCGCGCTGCTGGCGGGCGGATGGGTGACGGGGACGACGGCCGCGCAGTGGCTGCTGCCCTGCCTCGCCTTCACCTCGGCGACTCTGGCGCTCGGCGGCGTCGTCGGCGTGACCCGCGCCGCCGTCGCGCTCGTGGCGTTGTGGGCCGCCGTGATCGTGGCGCCGACCCTGGCCGCCGGCCGTACGGCCTTCGCCCTGCGGACGGACGGTCTGCCGGTGTGGGGCCTGATCCTCGCGCTCGGCGTCGGTGTCGTGATCGTCCGCAGGGACGCGTACTCCGTGCTGGGAGCCCATCGATGA
- a CDS encoding YqjF family protein, with the protein MQSPASVTPDAPASVDRPLFTQQWLDLTFIHWAVEPDAVAGLLPSGTVPDTHHGVAHVGLVAFRMHKVGLLRLPGMPYLGSFPETNVRLYSVDAQGRRGVVFRSMDAARLLPALIGRLGFRLPYLWSRMDIRSDGDTVAYSSSRRRPGPRGAHSRITVRTGERIEEPTELEHFLTARWGMHNAFFGGSEYLPNDHPRWPLYRAELITCEENLLVAAGIPAPRDAPVSVLYSPGVPVRLGFPIRSRRTSSPTP; encoded by the coding sequence ATGCAATCGCCCGCCTCGGTCACGCCCGACGCTCCCGCATCCGTGGACCGTCCCCTCTTCACCCAACAGTGGCTCGACCTCACGTTCATCCACTGGGCCGTCGAACCCGACGCCGTCGCCGGGCTGTTGCCGAGCGGGACCGTCCCCGATACCCATCACGGGGTTGCCCACGTGGGGCTCGTCGCCTTTCGGATGCACAAGGTCGGACTGCTGCGCCTGCCCGGGATGCCGTACCTCGGATCCTTCCCGGAGACCAACGTGCGGCTCTACTCGGTCGACGCGCAGGGGCGTCGCGGGGTCGTCTTCCGGTCGATGGACGCGGCACGGCTGCTCCCGGCGCTGATCGGGCGTCTCGGGTTTCGGCTGCCGTATCTGTGGTCGCGGATGGACATACGGTCCGACGGGGACACCGTCGCGTACTCGAGTTCCCGCCGCCGGCCCGGCCCTCGAGGGGCGCACAGCCGGATCACCGTGCGCACCGGTGAACGCATCGAGGAGCCCACCGAGCTGGAGCACTTCCTCACTGCCCGGTGGGGTATGCACAACGCGTTCTTCGGCGGCTCGGAGTATCTTCCCAACGACCACCCGCGCTGGCCCCTGTACCGCGCCGAGCTGATCACGTGCGAGGAGAACCTGCTCGTGGCGGCCGGGATCCCCGCGCCCCGTGACGCCCCGGTCAGCGTCCTGTACTCGCCCGGTGTCCCTGTCCGCCTCGGGTTCCCGATCCGGTCCCGTCGAACATCGTCGCCGACTCCATGA
- a CDS encoding DUF5707 domain-containing protein: protein MSKRVLVPSVIGVVALGAIAAGGYAMASTDTQPTVKNGSASYAAPSRQSAGKLSYTADVSDDSGVRELRVIAWPANSKLDPTESDLQYVDTAKCRSTSAGTSHCTYTLKVTQPAAAHLAKGTWQLSVLATAKDGDTRFVSRAATVDVTR, encoded by the coding sequence ATGTCCAAGCGCGTTCTCGTCCCGTCCGTCATCGGCGTCGTCGCCCTCGGAGCCATCGCGGCCGGCGGCTACGCCATGGCCTCCACCGACACGCAGCCGACCGTGAAGAACGGCTCCGCCAGTTATGCCGCTCCGTCCCGGCAGAGCGCGGGGAAGCTCTCGTACACCGCGGACGTGAGCGACGACTCGGGTGTCCGCGAGCTCAGGGTCATCGCGTGGCCGGCGAACTCCAAGCTCGACCCGACCGAGTCGGACCTGCAGTACGTGGACACGGCCAAGTGCCGCAGCACCTCTGCCGGGACGTCCCACTGCACCTACACCCTGAAGGTGACGCAGCCGGCCGCGGCCCACCTCGCGAAGGGCACCTGGCAGCTGTCGGTGCTGGCGACGGCGAAGGACGGCGACACGAGGTTCGTGTCCCGCGCGGCCACGGTCGACGTCACCCGCTGA